Within Spinacia oleracea cultivar Varoflay chromosome 4, BTI_SOV_V1, whole genome shotgun sequence, the genomic segment ATTCTCCACGATTTGCAGTCAAAGCATCCACCTGTCACGGAATTCAACATCTTCGAAGTGTAAGTCTCACATAATTTGATCGGTTTCATCAATTAATTTCTTGTAAATTGGAAAAATACACCCAAAGAGTAATGTAGAGATATGCAAGTAGAATGGACGTGTAAAAAGCAACCATCATCGCATCATTGAGGTGGCGAGAGCTTAaagatttcaagttcaattttcaaataAATTTGGGGTGAGTTTGCTTTACTGACTGTATATTAAACTCATACAAAACCAATCCCGGTTATTTGGCGTGAACCGACCAGATACCCTATGAAGTTTTGTATGTAGAGAAACTTGCACTTGACAATTCGAGGGAGCTGTGTACGTAGGATACACTTACagtaaggagagagagaaaattatatGACCTGATGACAATAAATGAACAATACATAGGAAGAACACACATACACAGAAAGATATGCTACAACCACCTAGACGTTCATAAACTCAGTGCGTCAGTGCCTCTCAGGAGGCAGTGTTTTAGGGCAGACAGGGAGAGCCAATACGCTCACAAACATACCCTTGGAAATAGAAAGAGACTAAGGCCCTATTCTTTTTCGTTGAATTTCAAGACTTTTCAGTTCAGTTCGGCAAAATTCAGCTCAAAAGAACAGAGCCTAAACCCTTTGACCACTATAGAAAAGTCCTAATTCACCATTATGAGCCTATAACACAGTTAACACTGCAACTAAACCATTATAATACAAGGCTAAACGTTTGAGAAAAAGTGTAGCTCTTAGCTTTCTGAAAACTTAAAGTCGACAAAGAAAATCAATAATGAGACACAAACAGGCGACCTTGGCAACAATATTTATACGTACAAGCAAAAATATACATACCTCATCAAAGAAGAGAATACATGGAGAACATGTCCTAGCACGGCTAAAGATTTTGCGAACAGCCAATTCACTTTCACCAACATATTTGTCCATAAGTTCAGGACCCTTAAAGggtgaataatgttagcaaagATAAACAGTCAGTACCTCATCAATATGCACAATATACAGCAAGAAGAATATACCTTAGAACCCGAGAAAGCAAAGATCGCAAAAGACAAGAGGGGGAAAGTAAACAGAGGGGGGGCCAAACCTTGATATATATGAAACTGGCTCCAGCCTCATTAGCAACAGCCTTGGCAATCAGCGTTTTACCACAACCAGGGGGGCCATAAAGCAAAAAACCAGCAGGTAAATCCTCTCTAAACGCCTGAAAATAAATTCCGTGAAGGTTAACTTATGAACTATAATCAACTAAGTTTGAGAACATACACTTGGAAAAAATGACTTATGATCAATTACCCCATATTCTTCAGGATACTTTATAGGATTAATTATACAGCTCTGGAACTCCTCCCTTAAGGTACCAAGGCCTCCAACATCTTCCCATTTAACATTAGGAACTGTAGAGAAACCTTCCCTTTTCAAAGACGGTTGAACGCGTTTAACTGCAACCTAAAGAAATCCAAAGTGCAGGAGGACAACAAGATCAAAATACTtgcaaaaaaatacatgtactcataAACTATAAGTGTACATGACTGTAGAATGGCAAAACCTTCCAATGGAACAAAACGTTGTAACACTTTGAAGTACACTTACAGCATTAGTCAAGGGTGGCAATGTATTACCTCAAAATCTGCCATTGTGGGGTAGAGTGTTTCCACTTCTCCATGCATAAAATGTAAATTCTTCCACCAATTGTCATCATGGTGCTCAAGCGCACGCTCCTTATTGTCCCCAGCCTTCTTTAAGTTTATCATTGTCTGCATAGCATGTAAAGAAGCTTTCCTAACATATTCTTCCAAGTCAGCCCCTACAAACCCTTGTGTATCCCTAGCCATCTTTTTAAGGTCCAAACCCTCTTGAACACCAAGATCATGTGTCAGCACCGAAAGTATCTCAAACCTTGCATTTTCATCTGGAACTCCTAGTTCAATCTCCCAGCTAAATCTTCCAGGTCGCCTTAATGCAGGGTCGAGAGAGTTTGGGCGGTTGGTTGCTCCAATAACAAGAACATGGCTTTGCCTCCTCTCAGGAACTGAAATCTCCGGAACTGCCGGAGATAAAGATGGTCTACTCTCACAATTGGAACTCTTTGGATCAGCTACAAGTGCAAGCCCATAGATATTATCCATGCATTTCAATAGTTGAGTGACAATTCTCCCTTCCATCCCTTTCTGCAAGTTTTCTCTTTTTTCCGCAATGGCATCAATCTCATCAATGAATATAATTGAAGGAGAAGTCCTGCGAGCTTTCAAGAATAGATCACGGATGTTTTCTTCTGATTGACCTTCAATATACATTGCAAGAAACCACAACGTCAAGCAATGAGAAAGTAAAACTTACATATATGAAATAGATATTAGTTACAAACTTACAACAATAAGCAATGCTAAAAAGGTTTTCATGAAGGCATGAAACCCTAGATTATAATCTTAGGTACACACCGACACCATAAGCAATTTCAAATAGCTTAACAGAAACCCTTATTACCCAAAACCTATTTGAAAAAGAAAGATCAGTAGAGAATTGTACTGTTCTCTTATGTTTATCCACTTTATGTTTATCCCAAACAAGATACAATAATTTTCCTTCATCCTTTGCATCCACATTAGGCTCTCAGAAAGGCTGCAAAAGACTAAAAACAAAAGTGTATAAACTGGAATACAAACAAGTTTTTAGTTGACATACCCGAAACACCAGATACTATCTCAGGCGCTGCAATCTGATATAAAGGAACATTGGCCTCATTAGCTATAGCTTGAGCCAACATGGTCTTTCCACACCCAGGAGGTCCATGCAGTAATATTCCTGTTGGTGGCCCTGCATGTAACTGACTTAGTCGGTTGAGGAGTTCAGGATAACGAAGTGGGATAAGCACATTGTATTTCAATTCCTCCAATACATCATGCATACCACCAAAATCCTTAAACATAGGCTGCCCTTGCACCTTATCTCTTCCATGCTCTAAATCCAAATCCTTTCTTCCTGTTCCTCCATCTATTCTCTCATGCATTACAATATCCTCCATTGCAtcattttcttcttccttttctaATAATTCCACATTTGttatctcttttttctttttcatacTCTCTTCTGTCTTATCAGATTCAAATCCACCATGGCAATAGGTTTCCCTCAGCGTCGATTTCATAAAGTCAAACTTTGGATTTGAAACTTGCCCGTCTGTTGGTGCCGACATTGAATTTGACTCGaaagatgaagatgatgacgATGAAGTTGACGTTGATTGTCGAACATTAACATCTCTGCGCCCACTATCTTTATTTTGCTTCCAGTTTAATTCAGAAAGAGCCTCTTGAACATTTTTAGTGAGAATTGCAGCACTCAATCTTTTGTACTCCGAATACCTCGAACACAAATCTTTCACAACATCCTCCACACTCTCATAACGGTTACAACTCCCTAAACGACGTAAAAGCATAGAATGATTCCAATAACTACTACGAGCAACGTGGGAACTCCGTCTCTTTCTCATTGTGTTATCAATTCAAATCAGCAAATTCCTATACCGCAAATTAAAAGCCAAAGTTTGAAACCTTATTATGATATTACAATTCACAATTTGATTTTAAAGTTATgatatcacaattcacaaagtTGTATAAATTGATTGCAGTCAACAACATAACTAtagaaaacataatttttttagtttgaaaCCTAAATTTGTGCTGCCCATACATATATACAATGTAATTTTAACCGTTCTTATGggaaaaatcataaattgaATAGATAATTGTGGCTTGAGTATGAAGCTAAACCACACCAAATTCCAAACTTAAACAGTCAAGCTCCttcaagaagaaaaaaaaaatcggtgAAAAGCGGAAAATAGCAGAATAGAATGAAACCTGCACAGTGAGAGAGAGAGCGCAACACAGAAGACCGGCGGGCAACGGACGAAAACGTAGGAGGGGTGCAGCCGTGCAGGGGTCGAGGAATAGGAGAGGGAATGGGGCAAGATGAACTTTTTGTGTAATCCCTCCGGAATAAACATTTGTCGTTAACACTTAACTCGGTAGGGAGTACCGCgggttcgatcccccgcaaggACCGGAATAATAATTGGAGTGAACCGAAACCTATTCATTCAGAACTCGCCCGAATTTGTATTAGCTCTAAGGATGAAAGAGTGATAATACCTAAAAAAACAACTCGCGGATTGATTTGTCAAAGTTGTTTCGTATTATTCTATTTAGTCTCTCCGTCTCCTTAAAAGATTGCTCAAAAAGCAAAATttactttattaattttttggtTTAAAAAGTGCATATGGGTTGGTAAGGTAGGCCCCTGATGAGAGAGATAGAAAGAACAgacatttcatgaaataccttCGAGTTTtgtcataattcaccaaacgcccatcaagtttcaataattcataaaatacatctcacaaatgacttaatatcCCAAATATCCCTTCATGGCGTCATCAACTCTAATTCACTCAATTAACATCTAATTAACCCACCTATTAAcccattttttttcctttttcatttTAAGTTTTCTTTCCCCTCCCCCCATACCTTTTTCCCTGACCTTTCCTCCGCTGTTCACCGCCACACCCTCGCCGTCCACCGCCACACCCTTTGCCGCCACCTCGACGCCCTTTCTCCTCCTTCCTTCCCCTAAATCATCACCAATATCCTTTCTCTCCCCCCTTCCTTCTACCCTGAGTTTAATGGGGTGAGTGATCAGAGAGATATGAAAAGGAGCTAGCAGGGTTGACGGAAATGAAGGAGGTTGGAGGCGATGAAAGTGGGTTCAGGTGCCTCCAAGATCCGACGCCGGGAGAATTGACGGGAACAACCGCCGCCGCCGTCGAAACCAGAACCACAAAAACAGAGGAAATCAACGCCGGAAGAATTGAAGAGAACAACCGTTGTCGCCGCCGTCGAACCCAGAACCACAAAAAACAGCCGAAATCGACGCTGGAAGAATTGAAGAGAACAACCAACAAGAACGAAGTTGGGTTCTCTTTCCTCCATCAATCTCAAACTTTATTTCCTCAACAAAACCACATGTTTTCGCACAAATCCCCCTTTCATTTTCATCAAAATTAGCTTTGTTCTTCACCAAGTTCTTCAATGCTCGATTTCGGGTATTACTATTGCTTAAATTTGGAGATTTTTTGTATGTTGGGATTCAATTGATGGATGTGAATTATCCGTGaatggaagaaggaagggggGAAAGAGAGATTTGGGAAGGTCGGGGAAGAAGGAAGGTGGTGGTAATAGAGTAGGAGGGAGAGTGAAGAagtgaaagaaaaagaaatcgtTGGGTTAATAGGTGGATTAATTAGGTGGATTAATGGGTGGTTGATTGGGGGCTAATTAGGGATTAGGTGGGTAATTAGATCGTAGTTGGTTGATTATGAGGATGGTGACGTCATGAAGGGATATTTGGGGTATTTATGGGCGTTTtgtgaattatggcaaaactcgggggcatatcatgaaatatccgtaaaaagaaagaaagaaagaaagaaagtgaAAAAAATTACTAGTTAAGGTATGTTGCAAACAAATAGAGACATCCAAAAATGAATATGAGACAATGTTTTAGGGACGGATAGAGTATAATCCAACGAACTTGAACAAAATTtatggtattttttttaataaatataaacAATTCTAGTTAGAACCACTAGAACAACTCTGATGTTTAGTTGTAAGGTGGTGCATTTAAGCTACAAAGTTTGGCATTGGTTGGTTGCAATACCTTGTATCTCTCGGTCTATGTTATTAAAATAGAACTAGTTCTTGTGCCCGTtctacgaacggttttttttttctttgttgtttccTCGTATTGGGTTGTTTATTGGTATTGGACTGATCTAATGTGTTTAGAGTGCATCACTAGTTGTtagttttgttttttgttttgtcTTTATGTTTCTGTTGTTTCGGAGGCGTTGTTCTTGTAGTAGTGGGTAGATGTTGGTGAGTAAGTACTGATTCGAGGAGTATGGTTGCCGGGTGTTGTTGTATTACGTGGTAATGATTTTTTGTATACATATGTTAAGGTGGATGGTGTCTTTTGTGTTTTCCATGGGTTCATGAAATGATTAGTCAACGAATGCAAGTATGGTAAGCTATTGATGCATTAATTTAGAGGATACACCTAGCTACAATAATACAAACATTATTGACCATTTGTAAGATTATATCCTCTGATGTTGCATATGGTACTCAAAATTGTTAAATGGCCACTTAAAATGTTTGAATCCCTGTCTAGTGTTTGTTGAGAACTTATGATTGATTTCTCAATGTTGTAAAAATGGAAAGAAGAGAGTGCttgcattttgtttttttgttgtggGATTTTCCTTGACAGAAGCTACCAACTCCCTGGCATGTTCATCTAGCCACATTAGAGTTCTAcctacattgcttaactaaacATTCTGTTTTTGtgcttttattttaaaacacTTAACATAGGTCCCTAGTTCCTAGGCTGAGCTTTTTGAAGTGtcttgttgctgttgtttcatGAGCTTTGTCCCTGGTGGAGAAGTTGGTCGTGAAGTTAGACTGGTTCTTGGTTAGTGTTTGTGTCTGCTGTTGTTATGGGTGTTTCCTATGTTGTTGTGATGCTGTTTTTGAAAGGGTATTATTCAATTGGACTGCAAACATAAATTCGGCAAATTTTCTAAATAGATAATAATCCAACTAATATAGTTTGACTATTGCACCAAACAAAAAactaatatactttgacttagTAGATATTTTTCTACTTATTTAAATGCCCTAAATTTTGTAGATGTTGTCGGTAAATTCTATTCTCATCACAAACTTCAAAGTAGCTTCGCTTAAGATCATTAAAGCTCATCTCTTCCGTGGCTAGCTTAATCTCGGCTAAACGTCTTTTTCTCCTTTGTTGCATGCATACTTCATAGTTAATGTCGTCTACATCGAAATTATATGTTTGTTGAATAATTTTCACTGCTGTTTTGCTGCATCTTCAGAGGCTTGTGCAATGTCTTTGTGTAGTTTACCATAAACCTTGATTGGTAAATCTTCCTTGTTCATTGTGAGCTTCACAACAACCTTCTACTTGTCTTTTCTGAGTTTCCTgccatttttcattttcttttaaaaaaattggaaaatTAAGTTAATGTTTAGTCCCTCAATGGGTTTGCATTTGTGAAAAAATTCTGAAATTATCAAAAACCAAAAGATGCGAATGCATAggagttgagattttttttccTCTGTATATTGTAGGAGACAAATATACTCATGGAAGGTGATTTCACTCCGTATGTCCCATAAACAACCAAATTGGAAAAGAAGGTGAATACTAAGTCCCTTGAATATACATTCAAGTCTTAATTATAATGTCAAATAAACTCTTAAGTTGGGAATAGATTAGGCTGAAGGTGGTGATTATATTGATGATTTTCATCTTTAATTTGGTAATTGAATTAGTTTTAgacaaatcaaacaaatttTATTGAAAGGAACACCATCTAAGCAGAATTAAGAAGTTGTTGCTTTTGATGGTCTGTACAAGAACACTACCACATGATATGTTTAATTGAGTGTTTCCAATTCACATCACTCACCTGAACACTGCCAAAAATGAAACTGGCATCACCCAAACACCATTGCATGAATGGGTAATAACCTAAACTAAAAGGGTTTTTTTAAATTATCATCAGCTGTGTTAGACAGTCAAATTGTTAACACTATTGTATTCTATCTGCTCAGTACCAAAACTCAACGTTCACATGTTCTACACTGTTAGATTCATCCTACAGAACTTGCAGGAGTTTAAGACAGTTAAGGAAGGCAAAATGTAGATTTATGTGGAGTAAACCACCTTCCcctattttccattttcaatgaTTTTTTTTGCAAGAAACCCAATaaagatttatatttttccttagaaaatattttctttgaaaattcaTTTTTCACTGAAAATATTTTACGCCAATCAAACAGAACCCGTGTCTATCGTCTAACAACACTCACTCATATTGGTCAACTTAAAATATTGGGCTTTCCGAGCTCGCGACAATGCTACATACCCCTTTCACGCAGCTAAAGCCCAGCATTATCAGTTGTACCATGTACAAATATTTACTATTCGTATCATCTTTTAGACCCCGTTTTGGTTGTTTATACATAATGAAATACGAAGTATGTAACTATGTTAGAACTTGTTCATAAACTTCATATCAGCTTCATATAAGTATGTTAAGTTGCTAAGTACGGAGTATGTTAAAAttgtctttttgtttttttgatagGAAAGCTTCCTATAATTGGCGAAATGATTAGCAAACTGAACATGGTATCAAAGTCAGTTTGAGTGTTGGGCCTTTAATCAATTTATGACATGCTTTCAAGTTTACTTTGTTTACTAATCAGTAATCACTACTTTACTTCAAGGATTTTACAGAACCCTTTTTGAATTTCATGTCTCCACAACCTTTTACCAAAAGGCGAGAAGTTATATCAGGTAGCTAATAACTAAGTATCTACTTGTATATTGCAGCTACAAGGTATACATAGTACTATTTTGACCGAGACTCTGGTACAGTTTCCGGGTAAGTTACAAATAAATGAAGTACATTATAGTCCTCTTTCTCAAaatatcaaaaacaaaatgatcaAAAGTGCATAGTAGTGCAGAAATTTCAGGATGTAGCAAACAAAGTAGAGAAAAGGGATCACCTTTAAAAAGGCCTGTCGGAATTACTGAATACCGAACGCTGGGGTACACAATTAACTCAAGAACCTGTGTCCAGAAACAAACTTAAAACCAATTCCTGATATAAAAAAAGGACAGAACCGCCCAAAATAATATCACAGGGAGTCCAACTATTTAACATAAGTAAAAAAAACATAGCTTATCTTTGATGGATCATTGTTTATAACTTTCCCGGATATCAAAATCAAGAATACTTTTTCAAATACTCTGTACTATAATtaaatgggaaaaaaaaaacatggcaCAACTCAACACAGGAAACGCATTTTCAAAAGACTTGATTTGGCTTCACTATTCTGGTCTTGGTACACATTCAACCTCAATCTTACGCAATGAAACAAAGATTCCACCCACACAATACAAACTACATGTTAACATCAAATGCTCAACTAAACCGATAAACCCAAATAGGAAAGAGGAGGTAAAAAAAGGTACCTGTGTCGGGGTAGCGCACGGTCATAGCATTACTGTTGTCATATCTACTGTGTTAAATAGGGTAAGAATTGGATTTAGAGATGAGAGTAGAAAAATCAGTGGCCGTTTGTGTTTACGAAGTGTAACCGACATAATTTACTAAATTATTAATGGAATTGGGAGGAATTGATTTATAAATAGAAGCTCTTAAAGAAGATGGTGGATCAAATTGAAGGTGGAATTTGAGAATAATGTTGTATTAAGAGGACGAATTGAAGTGGAGATTCAATTGAAGTTTGTGACATTCCAATTGAAGATGAAATAGGACATTGATGAGATTAAAGAATCAAGAAACAATTAATGGAGA encodes:
- the LOC110789372 gene encoding cell division control protein 48 homolog C, translating into MRKRRSSHVARSSYWNHSMLLRRLGSCNRYESVEDVVKDLCSRYSEYKRLSAAILTKNVQEALSELNWKQNKDSGRRDVNVRQSTSTSSSSSSSFESNSMSAPTDGQVSNPKFDFMKSTLRETYCHGGFESDKTEESMKKKKEITNVELLEKEEENDAMEDIVMHERIDGGTGRKDLDLEHGRDKVQGQPMFKDFGGMHDVLEELKYNVLIPLRYPELLNRLSQLHAGPPTGILLHGPPGCGKTMLAQAIANEANVPLYQIAAPEIVSGVSGQSEENIRDLFLKARRTSPSIIFIDEIDAIAEKRENLQKGMEGRIVTQLLKCMDNIYGLALVADPKSSNCESRPSLSPAVPEISVPERRQSHVLVIGATNRPNSLDPALRRPGRFSWEIELGVPDENARFEILSVLTHDLGVQEGLDLKKMARDTQGFVGADLEEYVRKASLHAMQTMINLKKAGDNKERALEHHDDNWWKNLHFMHGEVETLYPTMADFEVAVKRVQPSLKREGFSTVPNVKWEDVGGLGTLREEFQSCIINPIKYPEEYGAFREDLPAGFLLYGPPGCGKTLIAKAVANEAGASFIYIKGPELMDKYVGESELAVRKIFSRARTCSPCILFFDEVDALTANRGESSGVTDRVLKQLLIELDGAEERRGVYIIGATNRPELIDRALLRPGRFEELLYIPLPSPQERGLILRALARKRPIDTNVDLIEIAERTACDNFSGADVACLMRRASRVSHQEMQLSKQKGSGAILWIINTSHFEKALVGMSPSVNKKQREFYDSLSRSFKPT